From bacterium:
GGATAAGCGTGAGGTGATTCTCCTGAGCCGTTTCGGCAATCTTCGCTACGAGGAAATCGGTAAAATCCTCGGCTGTACTGTCGGGGCGGTAAAAGTCCGGGTTTTCCGGGCGGTAAAAGAACTATCCACTATCTATTTCAGACTGGCAGGTGATACTACCCATGAAATGTGAAGAGATACAGAATCTGATCGCTGAATATCTCAGCGGCGCTCTGGATGCTGACATCAGGAAACATTTTGATGAACATATCTCGGATTGCTCCGTGTGCAGGCGGGAATTTGAAGCCATGAGCCATGTCTGGGCAACCATGGGGATTATTCCCGATGAAGAACCTGCTTCCTCGGTGCGCACCCGTTTTTATTCCATGCTCGAAGTTTACCGTTACGGGATGAGCCACGCCCCTGCCGGGAAACCGTGGGTAGACAAACTGAGCGAATGGCTCGGGAACTGGTGGCCGCGCCGTCCGGTTTATCAGCTCGGACTCACTGCCGCGGTTCTGATATTCGGCATCGGCATAGGGCAGTGGATGAATATCAATAATCACAAGAACGGCGAAATAGCGCAGCTCAGGGAAGAGATGGCCGGAATGCGCGAGCTCGTTACAATCTCCCTGCTGAACCAATCATCCGCGGTTGACCGTCTGCAGGGTGTCTCCATGAGCCGTCTTGTCACCGAGCCAGATGAAAAGTTTCTGTCTGCGCTCTTCCGAACGCTCAATTCCGATCCGAACGTCAATGTCCGGCTGGCCGTGACTGATGCGCTGCAGCGTTTCAGCGGGTCTGAACAAGTCCGGACCAGGCTCGTCGAGTCGCTTTCCAGCCAGACATCGCCGCTTGTTCAGATAGCCCTCATTAATCTGCTCGTGAATCTGAAGGAGCAGAAGGCTGTCGATGTTTTCAGAGACCTGACAAACGATAAAAATACTATTGAACCGGTTAAAGTGCGCGCGCGAATGGGTATCGACAAAATCATTTAATAACGGAGGTGTTGACAATGAAAGCACGCATTTGTATACTAAATTTACTATGGATTACCATACTGTTTTACTTCCCGGTATATGGGGATCAGCAATTTTCCGACCGGACTGTCGTGAAATTCGGCGATCCGGCCAGACCCGGTGTTCTTAAAATCGTCTCGGGCAGCGGAGATATATCCATTACCGGTTATGAAGGCAAGGATGTGATCATCGAGGCAAAATCGACGGTCAAGGATGTCCTGAACAAACCTGAAGACGAGAAAGCGAAGGGGATGAAACGTCTCACCGGCTCCGGCCTGACCGTAACCAATGTCCAGGAAGACAATGCCATCGTGATCAACCGTTCGCTTAAAAACGAAACAGACCTTGTCATTCAGGTTCCCTTCAACACCTCGCTGCAGTTAGGCGGCGGGAAAAACGAAGGGATTTCTATTAATTTTTATGGTGCTCTCATGAAAAATATTCAGGCTTCTGTAGAGGCGAGTGTACCTGCGGCTCCGGGTACAGGTACAATCGGTTCATTCAGTTCGCTGGGAGCCTTTTTCAACGGCGACATAACGGCAAACGGAATCACCGGTGAAATTGAAGCCAATACGCTTGAAGGCGATATAACACTCAACAATATCTCGGGCGGAATCGCCGCACACTCGGTGGATGGCGAAATCCAGGTCACTCTGAAAGCTGTCGACAAGGACAAACCCATGGCGTTCAGCACAGTCGACGGCGACATCGATATCACGTTTCCCGCCCTTGCGAAAGCGACGGTGACGGCGAAAAATGTCGATGGCGAGATTTATACCGATTTCGACATGGAAATGGTTACCAAGACACAGGTGAATACCGAGAAACCCGGCAGTTATGGAATATTCAATATAGGGATGTTCGGAAACACGGTTACCGGGAAAATCAACGGCGGCGGTCCCGACATCCAGATGACCACGGTGAATGGCAATATCTACATCCGGAAAGGGAAATGAGGTGATCGGTAACTCAGGTATTAGTATCAAAAACGCATCTGTTCCCGGCAATCTGATACAATTGAATCGGTTATTCCTCTTTGTCTCTATGTTTTTCGCTCTGTCTCCGGCATTCGTTCCAACGGCTGCCGGAGACAGCACGGGTGTATCCCCCGAATATGAATCCGTTGTTGTTGCCCGCCTCAAAGCTCCGGTTAATTTCGACGGATTGAGCGAAGAGGAGGCCTGGAACGGCATTACGACACTTCCTATGATCATGCAGATACCCCATTTCGGGGATCAGCCATCCGAGCGCACCGAGGTGCTTGTTGCCTATGACGACAATTACCTGTATATCGCCGGAAGGCTCTATGACCGCGAACCGTCATCGGTGCAGGGGACAACCTACAAGCGCGACGATTCGGCAAAAAACAGCGACAGCTTCGGTGTCGCAATCGATACATTCAACGACAGCGAAAACGCTCTTGCGTTCATCACGACACCGACCGGATCACGTCTTGACCAGACAATCTCCGACCTCGGCAATGTGAGTTCGAACGGGAGCTGGAATACCTTCTGGGATGTCAAGACGGTCGTGAACGATCAGGGGTGGTTCGTCGAGATACGTATTCCGTTTCACAGCCTGCGGTTCCAGGAGCGCGACGGAAAAGTCGTCATGCGTCTTTCGGCGTTCAGATGGATAGCCCGGAAAGATGAGATGATCGTGTATCCGCGGATACCGCAGGACTGGGGAGCGAACAGCCATATGAAACCCTCGATGGCGCAGCCTGTGGTGTTTGAGGGGATACGGAGCACGAACCCGCTCTATGTCACCCCGTATGTGCTCGGCGGCATCGGGCAGGATTACGGGCTCAATGACGAGGGAACGGCATATGTGCGCGATGACGATCCGGAAACCGAAGCGGGATTCGACGCCAAATACAGCCTCACGAACAACCTGACGCTCGATGTGACAGTAAACACGGACTTCGCACAGGTCGAAGCCGACAACCAGCAGGTCAACCTGACCCGGTATTCGCTTTTTTTCCCCGAAAAGCGGCAGTTTTTCCTCGAACGGGCAAGTAATTTCGAGTTCAATTTCTATAGCTCGAACCGTCTTTTTTATAGCAGGCAGATAGGCATCCATGACGGCAGGAAGGTGCCGATTTACGGCGGTGTGCGGCTTGTCGGAAGAGCGGGGCAGTGGGATATCGGCGCGCTCAGCATGCAGACCGAGGAAATCAGCGATCTGCCCTCGGAGAATTTCAGCGTTGTTCGGCTCCGTCGCCGTGTCCTCAATCCGAACACCTATATCGGCGGTATCGTGACCTCCCGCACCGGCGCCGACGGCTCTTATAACACCGCTTATGGCGTCGATGGTATTTTCAGGCTTTTCGGGGACGATAATCTCAAACTCAACTGGGCGCAGACCTTCGATGACGGTGCAAAGAACGATCCTGTCTCACTCGATCCCGCAAATTTACGCATCCACTGGGAACGTTACCGCTATACCGGCTGGGCTTACGGCCTTAATTATTCTTATTCGGGCAAAGATTACAATCCCGGTATGGGATTCGAACAGAATCCGAACTCGCAGAACTATATTCATTTCCTCCGGTATGGCTGGAATCCCGGTAAACAGTCGCGTATCTTCCAGCACCAGGTCTACGAGGATTTCTACCTGCACAAACGGAATGACGACGATTCGATCGAGTATTTTTACGCCCGCGCCGGATGGGTGCTGCAAACAAG
This genomic window contains:
- a CDS encoding HEAT repeat domain-containing protein encodes the protein MKCEEIQNLIAEYLSGALDADIRKHFDEHISDCSVCRREFEAMSHVWATMGIIPDEEPASSVRTRFYSMLEVYRYGMSHAPAGKPWVDKLSEWLGNWWPRRPVYQLGLTAAVLIFGIGIGQWMNINNHKNGEIAQLREEMAGMRELVTISLLNQSSAVDRLQGVSMSRLVTEPDEKFLSALFRTLNSDPNVNVRLAVTDALQRFSGSEQVRTRLVESLSSQTSPLVQIALINLLVNLKEQKAVDVFRDLTNDKNTIEPVKVRARMGIDKII
- a CDS encoding DUF4097 domain-containing protein; translation: MKARICILNLLWITILFYFPVYGDQQFSDRTVVKFGDPARPGVLKIVSGSGDISITGYEGKDVIIEAKSTVKDVLNKPEDEKAKGMKRLTGSGLTVTNVQEDNAIVINRSLKNETDLVIQVPFNTSLQLGGGKNEGISINFYGALMKNIQASVEASVPAAPGTGTIGSFSSLGAFFNGDITANGITGEIEANTLEGDITLNNISGGIAAHSVDGEIQVTLKAVDKDKPMAFSTVDGDIDITFPALAKATVTAKNVDGEIYTDFDMEMVTKTQVNTEKPGSYGIFNIGMFGNTVTGKINGGGPDIQMTTVNGNIYIRKGK
- a CDS encoding carbohydrate binding family 9 domain-containing protein; translation: MIGNSGISIKNASVPGNLIQLNRLFLFVSMFFALSPAFVPTAAGDSTGVSPEYESVVVARLKAPVNFDGLSEEEAWNGITTLPMIMQIPHFGDQPSERTEVLVAYDDNYLYIAGRLYDREPSSVQGTTYKRDDSAKNSDSFGVAIDTFNDSENALAFITTPTGSRLDQTISDLGNVSSNGSWNTFWDVKTVVNDQGWFVEIRIPFHSLRFQERDGKVVMRLSAFRWIARKDEMIVYPRIPQDWGANSHMKPSMAQPVVFEGIRSTNPLYVTPYVLGGIGQDYGLNDEGTAYVRDDDPETEAGFDAKYSLTNNLTLDVTVNTDFAQVEADNQQVNLTRYSLFFPEKRQFFLERASNFEFNFYSSNRLFYSRQIGIHDGRKVPIYGGVRLVGRAGQWDIGALSMQTEEISDLPSENFSVVRLRRRVLNPNTYIGGIVTSRTGADGSYNTAYGVDGIFRLFGDDNLKLNWAQTFDDGAKNDPVSLDPANLRIHWERYRYTGWAYGLNYSYSGKDYNPGMGFEQNPNSQNYIHFLRYGWNPGKQSRIFQHQVYEDFYLHKRNDDDSIEYFYARAGWVLQTRSGSNGHICGTYNYETVSGELAFSDDAVVPEGTYEFYGVSGNFSTPGGRLFTLSTEIDAGQFYDGSRISMETSLSRSISSHLEVGGSYEYNHVRFPERSQRFISHIGQFRGLIMVNTSLSLTAFVQYNSAQDIVISNLRL